From a region of the Thermosipho melanesiensis BI429 genome:
- the tgt gene encoding tRNA guanosine(34) transglycosylase Tgt, producing MALKFELLKTHKNARRGRIYLPHGVVETPTFMPVGTNANVKLMTPENLEEIGAQIILANAFHLYLKPGMEVLRHHNGIHDFMNWEKPILTDSGGFQVFSLRKGRKITKEGVLIKSPLDGSMRMITPELSMEIQNSIGSDIVMAFDYCAEPGISHQDAVVALELTTLWAERSLKSIRNMSDQSIFGIVQGAFYKDLRERSAKEITSMDFDGFAIGGLSVGEGYDITLEMTEFTVPLLPENKPRYFMGAGAPRLIVDLVNLGVDIFDSVLPTRVARHGQALTWKGKMNVRAAKYKFDKSPIDDECTCYTCRNYSRSYIRHLFDRGEVLGQMLLTIHNLHFMMDLSKKIRESIDGGYFEKLRGEVLKYYD from the coding sequence ATGGCTTTGAAATTTGAACTGCTAAAGACTCATAAAAACGCAAGACGGGGAAGGATATATCTTCCCCATGGTGTGGTCGAAACACCAACTTTTATGCCAGTTGGGACAAATGCTAATGTAAAGCTAATGACACCTGAAAATTTAGAGGAAATAGGTGCACAAATTATACTGGCAAATGCGTTTCATTTGTATTTGAAACCTGGTATGGAGGTTTTAAGGCATCATAATGGAATACATGATTTTATGAATTGGGAGAAGCCAATTTTAACTGATAGTGGTGGGTTTCAAGTTTTTAGTTTGAGAAAAGGAAGAAAAATTACTAAAGAAGGTGTTTTGATAAAGTCTCCATTAGATGGAAGTATGCGTATGATTACACCTGAGCTTTCCATGGAGATACAAAACTCTATTGGTTCAGATATTGTTATGGCGTTTGATTATTGTGCGGAACCTGGAATTTCACATCAAGATGCAGTAGTCGCTTTGGAATTAACCACTTTATGGGCTGAAAGAAGTTTAAAATCAATTAGGAATATGTCTGATCAATCAATATTTGGAATTGTTCAGGGAGCATTTTACAAGGATTTAAGAGAAAGAAGTGCAAAAGAAATTACTAGTATGGATTTTGATGGATTTGCTATTGGAGGTTTGAGTGTTGGCGAAGGGTATGATATAACCTTGGAAATGACGGAGTTTACTGTTCCCCTTCTGCCTGAAAATAAACCGAGATACTTTATGGGAGCAGGTGCACCGAGGTTGATAGTAGATTTGGTAAATCTAGGTGTTGATATTTTTGATAGTGTATTACCTACAAGAGTTGCGAGACATGGTCAAGCATTAACTTGGAAAGGAAAAATGAATGTAAGGGCGGCAAAATATAAATTTGACAAAAGTCCAATTGATGATGAATGTACATGTTATACTTGTAGAAACTATTCAAGATCATATATTAGACATTTATTTGATAGAGGAGAGGTTTTAGGACAAATGCTTTTGACTATACATAATTTGCATTTTATGATGGATTTGAGCAAAAAAATAAGAGAGAGTATAGATGGGGGTTATTTTGAAAAATTAAGGGGGGAGGTATTAAAATATTATGATTAA
- a CDS encoding metal-sulfur cluster assembly factor — protein MAKVTEDMVWNKLKEVIDFEIGLDVVSLGLVYEVKVDEKDNVFVLMTMTTPMCPLAGMILQDAEAKLREIEGVNDVKVELTFDPPWTPDRVDPNVRAQLGI, from the coding sequence ATGGCAAAAGTAACTGAAGATATGGTTTGGAATAAACTCAAAGAGGTTATTGATTTTGAAATAGGATTAGATGTTGTTTCACTAGGATTGGTTTACGAGGTAAAAGTAGATGAGAAAGACAATGTATTTGTATTGATGACTATGACAACCCCTATGTGCCCTTTGGCTGGAATGATTTTACAAGATGCAGAAGCAAAATTGAGAGAAATAGAAGGAGTAAATGATGTAAAGGTAGAATTAACTTTTGATCCTCCATGGACTCCTGATAGAGTTGATCCAAATGTAAGAGCTCAACTTGGTATATGA
- a CDS encoding MBL fold metallo-hydrolase → MNVIAYSKALYTTWIYYSPERILFDAGEAVSTLLNNKVYAIKHVFLTHGHVDHISGLWSLVNTRNNAMGDREKALNIYYPKGNRSIEEYLKFIKKMNSDLKFQLNTFSVEEGEKIILRDKNPRKFVIPFRVAHTYNEKSFGYHLFEERKKLKKEFLSLEQDKLALLAKEYGSDYLTENIEKKILTISGDTYLLKKEDVLDTEILFHECTFFRKEDRKYKNHAVLEDILKLVKGTSIKKLILYHISGRYGRRPEKFLEEYKEEINGIEVFIVKPDKIFKL, encoded by the coding sequence TTGAACGTAATAGCATATTCAAAGGCATTATATACAACTTGGATATATTATTCACCTGAGCGGATTTTGTTTGATGCAGGTGAAGCTGTATCTACGTTGTTGAATAATAAAGTTTATGCAATTAAGCATGTTTTTTTAACACATGGTCACGTTGATCATATTTCTGGATTGTGGTCGCTTGTTAATACAAGAAACAATGCAATGGGGGATAGAGAAAAAGCATTAAATATATATTATCCAAAAGGAAATAGAAGTATAGAAGAATATTTGAAGTTTATAAAAAAAATGAATTCAGATTTAAAATTTCAGTTGAATACATTTTCTGTTGAAGAGGGAGAAAAAATAATATTAAGGGATAAAAATCCCAGAAAGTTTGTTATACCTTTTAGAGTGGCACATACGTATAACGAAAAAAGTTTTGGATATCATCTTTTTGAAGAAAGAAAGAAATTGAAAAAAGAATTCTTAAGTTTAGAGCAAGATAAACTAGCTTTATTAGCAAAGGAGTACGGTAGTGATTATTTAACAGAAAATATAGAGAAAAAAATTCTTACTATTTCTGGAGATACGTATCTTTTAAAAAAAGAAGATGTGTTAGATACGGAAATTTTATTTCATGAATGTACTTTTTTCAGGAAAGAAGATAGAAAATATAAAAATCATGCGGTGTTAGAGGATATATTAAAGCTTGTAAAAGGAACAAGTATCAAAAAATTGATTTTGTACCATATTTCTGGAAGGTATGGGAGAAGACCTGAGAAGTTTTTAGAGGAGTATAAAGAAGAAATAAATGGAATTGAAGTGTTTATAGTAAAACCAGATAAGATTTTCAAATTGTGA
- a CDS encoding metallophosphoesterase, whose product MERYLFLSDLHVGDGRRKDDFEQDYYFEKLIKDFSENPNVTLFIVGDVFEFVESELTLEIDLDNYEKDVENLSADIIDEYEKSHPLVFSALRKIGKRGKIYYIVGNHDYYIFKNKKLLERLLEKIPNLQVLPYYYNEKLKLFVVHGNQFDPVNNFSIEKETGKLVPPLGEYIVKYMMKNFDSSVKVPKQIAKDYDNVRPTLDLFDWFEVISKKYDIGIDLLRFWIDEFLNMMKTKEAKKWMKTNYPFWSMFSKIFLNNFGGIKFGELLVRIIMNFRTLKKTDYLLKKAKRILNNKIDLEKYMVGYNFKHDVGGVDGIIMGHIHKHNFKVFNMPESPKFYINCGSWKPVVERIKGKVFHKKNELFYAVLNVGKDVEIITSTVSMLKKREVIF is encoded by the coding sequence ATGGAAAGGTATTTATTCTTAAGTGATTTGCATGTGGGAGACGGTAGAAGAAAGGATGATTTTGAACAAGATTATTATTTTGAAAAGTTAATCAAGGATTTTTCTGAAAATCCTAATGTTACTTTATTTATAGTGGGTGATGTTTTTGAATTTGTAGAGAGCGAGTTAACTTTGGAAATAGATTTGGATAATTATGAAAAGGATGTCGAGAATCTTTCAGCTGATATTATTGATGAATATGAAAAAAGTCATCCGCTTGTTTTTTCCGCACTTAGGAAAATTGGAAAGAGAGGAAAGATCTATTACATAGTGGGAAACCATGACTATTATATTTTTAAAAATAAAAAACTTTTGGAAAGGTTATTGGAAAAGATACCTAATTTGCAAGTGTTACCGTATTATTATAACGAAAAATTGAAATTATTTGTTGTTCATGGTAACCAATTTGATCCGGTAAATAATTTTTCTATTGAAAAAGAGACGGGGAAATTAGTTCCACCACTTGGAGAGTATATTGTAAAGTATATGATGAAAAATTTTGATTCCAGTGTTAAGGTTCCTAAACAGATAGCAAAGGATTATGATAATGTGAGACCAACTTTGGATTTATTTGATTGGTTTGAGGTTATTTCGAAAAAGTATGATATTGGTATTGATTTGTTAAGATTTTGGATAGATGAATTTTTAAATATGATGAAAACTAAAGAGGCAAAAAAGTGGATGAAAACTAACTATCCATTTTGGAGTATGTTTTCGAAGATATTTTTAAATAATTTTGGCGGAATAAAGTTTGGGGAGCTCTTAGTAAGGATTATTATGAACTTTAGAACCTTGAAAAAAACAGATTATTTGTTGAAAAAGGCTAAAAGAATATTGAATAACAAAATAGATTTGGAAAAGTATATGGTGGGATATAATTTCAAACACGATGTTGGGGGTGTTGATGGAATAATAATGGGACATATTCACAAACATAATTTTAAGGTATTTAATATGCCTGAATCGCCAAAGTTTTATATAAATTGTGGTTCTTGGAAACCAGTTGTTGAAAGAATTAAGGGTAAGGTATTTCATAAGAAAAACGAGTTGTTTTATGCGGTTTTAAATGTGGGAAAAGATGTTGAGATAATCACATCAACGGTTAGCATGTTAAAAAAACGGGAAGTGATATTTTGA
- the prmC gene encoding peptide chain release factor N(5)-glutamine methyltransferase, with amino-acid sequence MKVFEVVRIFRENGLPESEAYIVLKYLTGKPKEFFIAHPEYELKEVGLIDLINLRLKRYPLSYITREKGFFKRNFYVEEGVLIPRPETEMLVEITIDLIKKNKIRKIAEVGVGSGAIIISILLNTDCTGYATDISEKAIKVSKINAKRYGVEGRLKIVKGSYLEPFLRKWDEIELIVSNPPYVRLDATLDLEVGYEPKEALYGGKDGLDFYRNFLKMYDFSGKIVVMEIGHDQGEWFKRKGWEVIKDYSGQDRIVIKDFRR; translated from the coding sequence ATGAAAGTTTTTGAAGTTGTAAGGATTTTTAGAGAAAATGGGCTTCCAGAATCGGAAGCCTATATTGTATTGAAATATTTAACTGGAAAACCAAAAGAATTTTTTATTGCACACCCTGAATATGAGTTAAAAGAGGTTGGTTTAATTGATTTAATTAATTTAAGATTAAAAAGATATCCCTTGTCTTATATAACTAGGGAAAAGGGATTTTTTAAAAGAAATTTTTATGTAGAAGAAGGAGTTTTGATTCCAAGGCCTGAAACTGAAATGTTAGTAGAAATTACAATTGATTTGATTAAGAAGAATAAAATAAGGAAAATTGCCGAAGTTGGAGTTGGGAGTGGAGCAATAATTATTTCTATACTTTTGAATACAGATTGTACTGGATATGCGACTGATATATCTGAAAAGGCAATAAAAGTTTCTAAAATAAATGCAAAAAGGTATGGTGTCGAAGGTAGATTGAAGATAGTAAAAGGTAGTTATTTAGAACCATTTTTGAGAAAATGGGATGAAATAGAACTTATTGTTTCTAATCCTCCTTATGTAAGATTAGATGCAACTCTTGATTTGGAGGTTGGATATGAGCCGAAGGAAGCGTTGTATGGAGGAAAAGATGGGTTAGATTTTTACAGGAATTTTCTGAAAATGTATGATTTCTCTGGTAAAATAGTAGTTATGGAAATTGGTCATGATCAAGGGGAATGGTTTAAAAGAAAGGGTTGGGAAGTTATTAAAGACTATTCAGGCCAGGATAGAATAGTAATAAAGGATTTTCGGAGGTGA
- the rplI gene encoding 50S ribosomal protein L9 — protein MKVVLLKDVSKIGKKGEIKNVSDGYARNYLIPKGLALEATPRVLKRLEAEKRKKEEEKIQIKTQNEELLKMLKKFLYKIPVKAGESGKLFGALTNSDIAKAVEKIADVNIDKKFIVLEKPIKEIGMYDVLVRLPEGVSGKIKVEVIQEGKN, from the coding sequence ATGAAGGTAGTATTGTTAAAGGATGTTTCAAAAATAGGAAAAAAGGGAGAAATAAAAAATGTTTCAGATGGTTATGCGAGAAATTATTTAATTCCTAAAGGTTTAGCGTTAGAAGCAACACCAAGAGTCTTAAAAAGGTTGGAAGCTGAAAAAAGGAAAAAGGAGGAAGAGAAAATTCAAATTAAAACTCAAAATGAAGAGCTATTAAAGATGTTAAAAAAGTTTCTATATAAGATACCGGTAAAAGCTGGAGAAAGTGGGAAATTATTTGGGGCATTAACGAATTCCGATATAGCAAAAGCAGTTGAAAAAATTGCAGATGTTAATATTGACAAGAAGTTTATAGTTTTGGAAAAACCTATAAAGGAAATTGGTATGTATGATGTGTTAGTAAGATTGCCTGAAGGTGTTTCTGGAAAAATAAAAGTAGAGGTTATTCAGGAGGGTAAAAATTGA
- the glmM gene encoding phosphoglucosamine mutase: MKLFGTDGIRGIVNEFLTPEIAFRLGNVLGNMVDKKIFIAKDTRASGDMLEEALVAGITSAGVDAYKCGVLTTPALALITRLENAAGVMISASHNPPEYNGLKVLMRGYKLPDDIEERIEREMEKIRYCEYKSVGKVIEYDFASEEYFEYIKKQYSFLDLSGIKLVVDVANGATYKLNPQILEYFGAKLEVVNDRPDGFNINRDCGSTHPENVKKNITGSKIAVLYDGDGDRCIFVDEKGEEFHGDKILGITAIDLKKENRLKKNNVVLTILSNMGLEEFLKNNEINVVRTKVGDRYILEEMLKNDYTLGGERSGHIIYRDKSTTGDGLITTLEVLSSLVKSGLTLHDLSNRIPDYPQVMVNVEVKNKEIYKNKKVFSLMKSIKDYRVIIRPSGTEPVIRVLVEGPDLEKITDIANKFYELIKELDKE; the protein is encoded by the coding sequence GTGAAACTTTTTGGTACAGATGGAATTAGAGGAATTGTAAATGAATTTTTAACGCCTGAGATTGCTTTTAGGCTTGGAAATGTGTTAGGAAATATGGTTGATAAGAAGATCTTTATTGCTAAAGATACAAGAGCATCAGGTGATATGTTAGAGGAAGCTTTGGTTGCGGGGATAACTTCTGCGGGGGTTGATGCATATAAATGTGGAGTGTTAACTACTCCAGCTCTTGCATTAATAACTAGATTGGAAAATGCAGCGGGTGTAATGATTTCTGCATCACATAATCCGCCTGAATATAACGGCTTGAAGGTGTTGATGAGGGGATATAAACTTCCTGATGATATTGAAGAACGTATAGAAAGAGAGATGGAAAAAATAAGATACTGCGAGTATAAAAGTGTTGGCAAAGTTATAGAGTATGATTTTGCAAGTGAAGAATATTTTGAGTATATAAAAAAGCAATATAGTTTTCTTGATTTAAGTGGAATAAAACTGGTAGTTGATGTTGCAAATGGTGCTACATATAAGCTAAATCCACAAATATTGGAATATTTTGGAGCAAAACTTGAAGTAGTGAATGATAGACCAGATGGTTTTAACATTAATAGAGATTGTGGTTCAACACATCCTGAAAATGTAAAAAAAAATATTACTGGTAGTAAAATTGCTGTTTTGTACGATGGAGATGGAGATAGATGTATATTTGTAGATGAAAAAGGGGAAGAGTTTCATGGAGATAAGATATTGGGGATTACCGCAATAGATTTGAAAAAGGAAAATAGATTGAAAAAAAATAATGTTGTTTTAACTATCCTTTCTAATATGGGGCTTGAAGAGTTTTTGAAAAATAACGAAATTAACGTTGTAAGAACAAAAGTAGGCGATAGATATATTTTAGAAGAAATGTTAAAGAATGATTATACATTAGGCGGAGAAAGAAGTGGACATATTATTTATCGTGACAAGAGTACTACCGGTGATGGGTTGATAACTACGTTGGAAGTTTTGAGTTCTTTAGTTAAAAGTGGTTTAACATTGCATGATTTATCCAACAGAATACCAGACTACCCACAGGTGATGGTTAATGTTGAGGTGAAGAATAAAGAAATTTATAAAAATAAAAAAGTGTTTTCATTAATGAAAAGTATAAAAGATTACAGAGTAATTATTAGACCTTCAGGCACAGAGCCTGTAATAAGGGTTCTAGTTGAAGGTCCAGACTTAGAAAAAATTACCGATATAGCCAATAAATTCTATGAGTTAATTAAAGAACTAGATAAGGAGTGA
- the pyrR gene encoding bifunctional pyr operon transcriptional regulator/uracil phosphoribosyltransferase PyrR, whose product MRKIMEQDDIRRSLMRISHEILEKNRGANDIVLLGIFTRGYYLAKRIAENIKKIESKKVEVGGLDVGPFRDDDKKTEIDKSEINFSVENKVVVLVDDVLFTGRTVRAAMDAITNRGRPKRIQLSVLVDRGHREFPIRPDYVGKNIPSSKKRELVKVKIKEVDGEDAVYVFSKEEMA is encoded by the coding sequence ATGAGAAAGATTATGGAACAAGATGATATTAGAAGGTCTTTAATGAGAATTTCTCACGAAATTTTGGAAAAAAATAGAGGAGCAAATGATATAGTATTACTTGGAATATTTACAAGAGGGTATTATCTTGCAAAAAGAATAGCTGAAAATATTAAAAAAATAGAAAGTAAGAAGGTTGAGGTTGGTGGACTTGATGTTGGTCCTTTTAGAGATGATGATAAAAAGACGGAAATTGATAAAAGTGAGATAAATTTTAGTGTAGAAAACAAGGTAGTGGTTTTAGTTGATGATGTTTTATTTACGGGACGAACGGTGAGGGCAGCAATGGACGCAATTACAAATAGGGGAAGGCCTAAGCGTATACAACTTTCGGTTCTTGTGGATAGAGGGCATAGGGAATTTCCCATTAGACCTGATTATGTGGGAAAGAATATTCCAAGTTCAAAAAAAAGGGAATTGGTTAAGGTAAAGATAAAAGAAGTTGATGGAGAAGATGCTGTATATGTTTTTAGCAAGGAGGAGATGGCGTGA